One Solanum lycopersicum chromosome 4, SLM_r2.1 DNA window includes the following coding sequences:
- the LOC138348174 gene encoding uncharacterized protein, translated as MANLTKLEFTALQSSDMNYLSWVLDAEIHLDAMDLGDTIKEENKASNQNCARAMIFLRHHLDEILKIEYLTVKDPLVLWKNLKERFDHLKMVIHPKARYDWMHLRLQDFKSIHEYNSAMFRITSQLKLCGETVSEIDMMEKTFSTFHASNVLLQRGKGRSPNRGRGHGRGRGRGRDYGQERNSNLGINHSSNKKEKRKDEKREATREGCFRCGGRGHYARDCRTAKHLVELYQESLKKKEKNPEANFISENQVDITHLDIADFFAHPEGKIDHLIGDGSVNMAE; from the exons atggccAATCTTACAAAACTAGAGTTCACTGCCCTCCAAAGTTCGGACATGAACTACCTCTCATGGGTGTTGGATGCTGAAATCCACCTTGATGCAATGGATCTTGGAGAcaccataaaagaagaaaataaggcaTCAAATCAAAACTGTGCACGAGCAATGATATTCTTGCGTCATCATCTTGACGAGATTCTGAAAATCGAATATCTGACAGTTAAGGATCCACTTGTTTTGTGGAAAAACCTAAAAGAAAGATTTGACCACTTGAAGATGGTCATACATCCAAAGGCACGATATGATTGGATGCATctaaggctacaagactttaagtCTATACATGAGTATAATTCTGCCATGTTCAGAATCACTTCTCAATTGAAATTATGTGGAGAAACGGTTAGTGAgattgatatgatggaaaagacATTCTCCACTTTCCATGCCTCGAATGTGCTCTTGCA GCGTGGAAAAGGTCGCAGTCCTAATCGTGGACGTGGACATGGTCGTGGACGTGGACGTGGTCGTGATTATGGTCAAGAACGTAATTCTAATCTTGGCATTAATCATTcttcaaataaaaaggaaaaaagaaaggatgagAAACGTGAAGCAACTAGGGAAGGTTGTTTTCGATGTGGTGGAAGAGGTCATTATGCACGTGATTGTCGTACTGCCAAACACTTGGTTGAGCTTTATCAAGAATCactaaagaagaaagagaaaaatcctgaggcaaattttatctctgaaaatcaagttgacatCACGCACTTGGATATAGCAGATTTCTTCGCACATCctgaaggaaaaatagatcaCTTAATTGGTGATGGTTCTGTGAACATGGcagagtga
- the LOC109120063 gene encoding uncharacterized mitochondrial protein AtMg00810-like yields MVTIRTVLSLAASYGWDLSQMDVNNAFLQGDLIEDIYMALPLGFQGQGESKEGTEMIVILVYVDDLLITGNSSRMVQEAKDTLHKNFKMKDLGSLRYFLGIEILKSKEGLLLNQRKYALQLISEAGLSGAKTVSTLLEFNQKLTSVEFDQHTGGSDDAELEDVTAYQRLIGKLLYLTITRPDICFSVQVLSQFMQHPKVSHWEAALRVVRYIKRSPGLGVMLRRGTGVTKLTGYFDSDWSSCPNTRRSTTGYMVKLGDSLISWKSKKQQTVSRSSAEAEYRSLAALVAELIWLAGLLNELHFSGATPISVFTDSKSAIQIAENPVFHERTKHIDIDCHFIREKVKSGFIDIQHLSTTMQPADILTKGLGANQHHLLMTKLGVLDVFHPSV; encoded by the exons ATGGTTACTATTAGAACTGTTCTTAGCTTGGCAGCTTCTTATGGTTGGGATTTATCTCAAATGGATGTTAACAATGCTTTCTTGCAAGGTGATTTAATTGAAGACATATACATGGCACTTCCTCTAGGCTTCCAAGGACAGGGGGAATCTAAG GAAGGAACTGAAATGATTGTGATTttagtatatgttgatgatctttTGATAACTGGAAATAGCTCCAGAATGGTTCAAGAAGCCAAAGACACAttacacaaaaattttaaaatgaaagactTGGGAAGCCTCAGATATTTTTTGGGGATTGAAATCTTGAAGTCCAAAGAAGGGTTGTTATTGAATCAAAGAAAGTATGCTTTACAACTAATCTCAGAGGCTGGATTGAGTGGAGCAAAGACTGTAAGCACTCTTTTAGAATTCAATCAAAAGTTGACTAGTGTAGAGTTTGATCAACACACTGGTGGATCTGATGATGCAGAGCTAGAAGATGTTACAGCATACCAAAGATTGATTGGTAAATTGCTGTATTTGACAATTACCAGACCTGACATTTGTTTCAGTGTTCAAGTTTTGAGTCAATTCATGCAGCACCCTAAGGTTTCACATTGGGAGGCAGCATTAAGGGTAGTAAGATACATAAAAAGATCCCCAGGACTTGGAGTAATGCTTAGAAGAGGTACAGGGGTTACAAAACTCACAGGATACTTTGACTCAGATTGGTCATCATGTCCAAACACAAGAAGGTCAACAACTGGATACATGGTAAAGCTTGGAGATTCTCTTATTTCGTGGAAATCAAAGAAGCAGCAGACAGTAAGTAGGAGTTCAGCTGAAGCAGAGTATAGAAGTCTGGCAGCTCTTGTTGCTGAGCTGATCTGGTTAGCAGGTTTACTTAATGAATTACATTTTTCAGGTGCCACTCCAATTTCAGTGTTCACAGACAGCAAATCAGCCATTCAAATAGCTGAGAATCCAGTTTTCCATGAGCGTACGAAACACATCGATATTGATTGTCATTTCATTCGAGAAAAGGTGAAGTCAGGGTTCATTGACATTCAACATTTGTCCACTACCATGCAGCCTGCTGATATTTTGACAAAGGGGCTAGGGGCCAATCAACATCATCTCCTCATGACCAAACTTGGTGTGCTAGATGTCTTTCACCCTTCAGTTTGA